In Cervus elaphus chromosome 3, mCerEla1.1, whole genome shotgun sequence, the genomic stretch TGTTTTTTCCACCAGGGCCAGGAGCTCAAGAGTGATATCCAGGTTTTTAGGCTAATCGCTGGGGAAGCCTGAACATGTTCTGAAAGGCTATAAGTGGTCATACCAGTGtcaggggatctgcctgatccagggaggggagagggctaGGCTGGACCGACCGGTGCCCGACCTCAGCCTCTCTGTTGAGCCAGAGCTGAGTCAGTTGTTCCGGGGCGGTGCTGACTGCCACTTGACTGGGGGTCAGCAGCCATTTCCTCATCCTTGGTCCCAGGAACAGAGTTTGGTTTTCCCTCCTCTCCAGGGGCTCAGGCAGCCCAGAAACTGGGTGGTAAATGTCTCTTCCGTCACTTCTGTAGGAGCGGCCTCTGAACAGGTGCAGCACGCCCTCTGGGGGCTGAGCTGAGGGAGCCTGGCCTCGCTGCGATGGGGTTTGGGCACCACCTTgcctcccctttccctccctaAACCCGACAGCACGTGGAAGGTTGTCCTCACCGCCACATTCTGTTTGTCCCCTGCCCCCGCTGGAGGTGGCGGCATTTCCGGTGCTTattttcctgcattggaggttgCCTTCTGTCTTGAAGTGGAGTGAGGTGGATGGCAGGAGGACAGGACTCGGGAGGGCAGGCCTGTGGCCGAGGCCTACTCTGGCGGCAGCGATGCAGCGCCCCCTCCTGGCCAGAGGACAGCCTGGCTTCCTGCTCCTCAGCACAGTTGCTGAACGGTTcatctaaaaataaaaggaacttcAAAAAGATTTTCCAAGGCCTGTTTCTGGTTGATCCTGTAATACCTATAGCTTTTTGTATCAGCTTGACCTTTCTGGGGCTGCTTTACCAAGCCTCCGATTAAGATGGCTTTGTATTTCCAAAGCCCAAATTGTCAAGGCAGGGCTTAGCAGTTACAGCCTAGAAGCAGGGACATTAACCCAGAACCCAGTGCTGGATGTACATGTCCCAAGAGAGTGAGCTTCTTGTGGTCTTGGAGGAGAGGGAGTGGTAAGGAAAGTGCCTGGAATGTGGGAAGGACACAGGGGTGTGAACAAAGCAGGTAGGTTCTTCTTGAGACTGAAGCCGTTCTGCTTTCTAGTCTGAGCTCAGTGCTGCCAACCGATCAGACATTGAAGGGAGCTGACCCAGAACGGGACAGAAGCTCTGCTAACTGGGAGGGGTCTAGCTCACTCCCTTCTCTAGAATGGGTAGTCTTCTGGGAACTGGTGGTAGGGAGGATATTTGGTTTTGTGAATTCATctggagggtttcctggtgtGCTGTCATCAAAGTGGATTCTGTGCCTGGCCCCATCGTTCAGTGCCCCTCCCCCGACTGTGCAAATTCAGAGCAAATTTTACACAGCTCATTTCCCAAACCAGGGGCTGGGGTGCCTGTGTTTCTACTTGACAGAGATGTTGGGATGAACGTGTGCGTTTCACTGGTGACTGTATTTGGTTGTTCACCTGGCCCGCACCATGTGCCCCAGTGGAGCTTCCAGACTAGAGGGAACACAGCGTGGGAAGTGGGCGTCCATGGATGCCCTGAAGCTAACGCCTCTGTCGTTCCCTCCTCTCTAGGCCTGGTGTCCAAGTCCTCTCCTAAGAAGCCGCGTGGCCGTAACATCTTCAAGGCCCTTTTCTGCTGTTTTCGTGCCCAGCATGTTGGCCAGTCCACCTCCTCCACTGAACTCTCCCCCTACAAGGAGGAAGCCAACACCATTGCGAAGGTAGCTGGGTCCAAGGCGGTGCGATGCCAGCAAGGACGGGGCTGCCGTGGGCGAGTGGGGTCCCTGTAACCAGAGCAGGAGGGCGAGCCAGCCTTGCCTTCGCCAGAAGATCTCGGGCCCAGAGGAGCCCCTTCCTCTGTCCTTCCCATCACGGGACATCCTCCCGTTGATTCCCATTTGTGGTGCGCGCCACCTGGATGTCCCTCTGGTTTCTGAGGGCCCCTGTAATCCAGATCCTTCCAAGTTCCCGGAACCGTGCAAGGCACTTTGCATATGTTGTCTCATATGACCCATAGCAGCCTCCAGATAGATAAGGATTTCAGCTCACAGACAtgaaaactgaaacccagaggatATATGTAGCCCCTGAAGAGTTATTGGTTAGTAAATGGTAGTATCAGGGTTTGGACTCAAATCTCTCTGGCTTTAAGTCCtgtgactgtttttatttttaactaagcAAAGATAACCTCCAAGTTATCTTTCAAGGAACTTTCAGGGAACCAAGGAATTGAAATTCTGTCACAGTTCTTGATAACCCCTTGCAGCACTCTGAGCTGTACCTGTTAGAGGCATTGGGAAATGTGTAGGGTGTCTCTGATTCTCATAATTACCAGAAGATATATCTGGCATCTCAGAGGTGGGGGCAGAAATTCTTCTTTCCCCCTAGGCCATTGGTATTTCTTTCTGAACCACCAAGTTTTAGCTGTCCTCCTTCTCTTTCAAAGCCAGGCTGTAGACATGTGCTTCACTGTCCGAAACAGGGAAATGGTTAAATGAAGTACCAGGTGACTGTATTAGCTGAACTATTAGCTTTTACTAAGAGTTCACAGCAATGTGGAAGTGTTGAGTTGCAACTTTAAGTCAAAAAGCAGAAAGCAGAATTACCTATCATGAGGGGAAAGACTGCTAAAACAGGCTTGAAGGAAATGCAGTAAAATGCCAGCATTGTTTCTCTAAGTGCtaggattttcatttttcttcagggTTTCCATTAAGATCACTTGCTTGCTACAAccataacatttttattattagccAAAGGCAGAAAAACCGTTTCTGATCTCTCTGCAGTCTATCTCCCTTCACATTCTAGGACCACAGTGTGGGCTCACATCAGCTTCCTTGTGTTCTGTAGAGGCTcagcgcgtgcacacacacacccgccgTCTATGCCCCCACGGCGAACATAGGAAAAAGACAGGTTCTCAAGGAAAAGCCTGGGTTTCTGGACCGAGCAAGAGGCGAAGCCTCTGCAGTGAGGGGTTCTGACTCTGCAGCTGCATCAGCTGCGGCGGTTCCCGGTTCCTCTGGGGGGCAGTGGCCGGCGAGCTCAGggcccctgcctcctccaccctccaccAGGCCTCGTGGGAAGGGAGACTTCGGCCCCTTTCCTGCCCAGCTCTGAAGGACAGTCACTTTTGTTATGTCAGGGTTTTCCAGGGGGCTGGGATCTTGGGGAGGAGACTCCCCTGCAAGGCCGCATGGGCTTTAGACGCAGGAAGGGCACCGGCGGCGGCACtgacctcccctctcccccacagTCGGACCTGCTGCAGTGCCTCCAGTACCAGTTTTACCAGGTGAGTGCAGCCCGTGGGGTGTGTGCTCGGACGCCCCGAGGCCCGGTGATCCCGCCAGCCCCATGGGGTGATGTCCTGAGGCCTTGTATCTTGCTAGCTAGATCCCCACCTGGGAATTGTTTGTCCCAGACATTCGCTGAAGGCCCACGATGCGCAAGGCATTAGATCGTGGAGGGGACATCTGGCCTCCACCTCCAGTATCCGGATCACTGCACAGGCCCTGGGGAGGCGGAAGCAGGGAGTCagtctctgctttttctcctctTGGTCTTCTCGTGTCACCTCTCTTGGGTTGAGGTGGGGGGCATCTTCCGTCTCCTCAGTAGGCCCAGCTCTGCCCAGAGTTCTGTTGAGGGAAATTAATCTTCCTTGGTGGCAGATTCAGCACCTTGGCTCTGGTTTTAGATTCCAGGGACCTGCTTGCTCCCAGAGGTGACGGAGGAGGATCAGGGAAGAATCTGTGTGGTCATCGACTTGGATGAAACCCTCGTGCATAGTTCCTTTAAGGTAACGTGACCTCTGGAGCCCTTCCTCACCCGTCTCGGGCTGTCCTGGGAACCTGACTCAGGTGCCGTGAATTGGCCTCAAGTTGATGCTCGAAGAGTGATTAGAGATGGGAGGGCCGGCCTCTGGGATGTGGCCACACTGGCATCACAGATGCCTGGCGGCCACTCCAGAGCACGTTGAGAGGGAGCTACTGCTCCCTCTGGTCACTGCCGACAGGCCGCATCCGCCCCGTGTCCCAGCACAGGCGCCCGGGGCTCTGTACAGGACAGGCCCGGAGGGCTGCAGGCCGGGAGTCAGCCGTGGGCCCTGTCCCCGCCTGCCTTGTCAGGACGTCTGTTAACAGGGCCCAGAGACTCGGCTCAGGGAGAATttgcaggtggtggtggtttgtaGGGAGAACCAGAAGGGAAACTACAGGCTGTACTGGGGCGGGAGCCCCTGGTGGGGCGGCAGGCGCTTGCTTCCTGGAGCCTCCGAGATCtgaccctccccctcctcccaggggacGGGCCTTGGCCAGGACTGGGGTGTGGCTGGGCTTCTTGTCCCTTCTCTTGAGCTGACTCATTAACTCCTCTGCCTTTCAGCCAATCAACAACGCTGACTTCATAGTGCCTGTAGAGATCGAAGGGACCACTCACCAGGTAAGTGCTGCCAGGCCCAGGGGCCCGGGGTCCTCTGTGCCTCAGGGCTTGTGTTCTGGCAGCTGATCCTTTCCTGTGACTTCAGTCTCTCCGTTGTTATTGGTACCTTGAACACTCAAGGCtttctcatcttaaaaaattCAGCCCCCCAGTCACCTCAAGCTgccattttcattctccttgcagcCCAACTTTTCAAAAAACAAGCACTGTTCAGTAACAGTGGTAGCCGTCATCTTCTTAGCTGCCCTGCCCCCAGAGTGTGACCGGCGCTGTGTTCTCTGACCTGAAGAGCTGGTGTCTCTGCCTGTTAGAGGCAAGGAAGCCAGTACTGGCTgtgctttcttcccttccctgcccacccGTTCCACCTAGCTGGTGAATTTTCTTCCTTCCCAGCTCAGGCATCTCCTCCTCTGTATCTCTTTATGCAGCTCCCTCCCCTTGGGTCCCTACACTGGATGCTGACACAATAAATGCTCAGTACACATCTATCAGAAAACACTTGGTTCTAAGTAAGAGCAGACTCTGGGCCTGTATAACCTGCTCAGTCCAGGGTTAAGGATCTGTGGTGTTGATCGTCAAACAGAAGAGTTACTTGTAGGGAAATGGGGCTTGAGGCTCCCATGGGTGGTCATCACTCTCCTATGTCCATTAAAAGCTCTCTTCCCCCCGCTGCCCTCCTCCCAGCTGAGGTGCTCCGCCAGGCCTAGTGCCGGACTCTGAATGGCAGCCCTTCATAGTCTGCttgagggcttccccaatggcgcGGATGGTcaagaatgcaggagacccgggttcaaccctttgggttgggaagatcccctggagaagggaacagcagcccactccagtattcttgcctggagaatccccactaGAGAATCCTCTAATcccccagggataggggagcctggtgggctgcaagtccagggggttgcaaagagccggcacaactgagcaacacacTTGGGTGTATAGAGATGCACAAAACTCACAGAGGAGGCAGGGCGCGTCttgagatggacagacagacacggTGAGCTCCTGGCCAGCAAGGAGAGGTGTGAAGGATGGGAAAGGGCGAGCTTTACATGATTGGGGGTGGCGGTGGTAGTGGGGCGTCTACATGCAGAAGTTGGGTTTCCAGCAAAGAGTGGTGAGAGGATGCCAAGCTTGATGAATAACCAGCAAGAAGAGAGGACCTGTTAAAGGTTAAAGAAATGACAAATGAGAGGAGGCCCAGCTGTGGCTACCTGGAGCAGAGGGTTCCTGCTGCAGAGCTGGGAGGGGTCTGGTGAGTGATGGCCAGTGCAGGACACCTCCAGGAGGAAGGGTCATAGAGGCACACGCTCCTGAGCTGGGAGGGACGTGGGTCAAAAGAACTTTGAAGGGATGGTTCTAGGAGCACCTACGTAGGCTGGATGACAGGAGAGCACCTGGATGGGGGCAGGGAATAGAGACCACAAGGGACAAGCACCCAGGGAAGCGTCCTGGCCATGCTGTGCGGGGTGATGAGAGGTGACACGGGGGGCGGGGTGGCTGGCAGGAGAGGCACAAAGTGGGTGGGATCACGAGGGCACGGTGCTACAGGGTGTTGGATCTGTGGTCACGAGAGGGGAACAGGCCACTTTTCCCCTGGTGCATTTCAGAGAAGCTCTGCAAGGGAGGGCTTGAGGTTAGGAAAGATCTGCGACCTTGCCTGATGGGGACCTGGACTGAGTGTCCTGCCAGAACCAAGGATAGGAAACTCCTGCCGAGGCTGTGGCTGGATTCAAGTAATCCAGGATAGGCTGTTTCCATCCGTGAGGCCTATTCTTGATTACTTGTTTCTGGAGGCAGCTGATGGTTCACCGCCGGAAAGAGATGGCTCCTGGGACCtgaggtgtttttgtttctttctgagcTGGGTCAAGGTTGGGACCACCAAGCCAGCAGGAGCTTGGTGAGGAGGTGATGCCAACGCCCCGGTCTGTGGGGCAGCAGGCTGCCGGCCAGGTGGTCCAGAGGCGGGCTGTGGGAGTGTGGACTGCGTCAGTTCTGCGCCTGCTTGTGCGAGTGTGATGGGGCCTGACGCGGTGCAGCTCCCCCCGCACAGGGTCTCCAGCAGTCCGCTCTGCTGCTCCTCAGGTGTACGTGCTCAAGAGGCCGTATGTGGACGAGTTCCTGAGGCGGATGGGGGAGCTCTTCGAATGTGTCCTCTTCACCGCCAGCCTGGCCAAGGTACtgggggcggcggcggggagCAAGGGACCAGGAGCAGGTGTGGCAGCTCCTTGCAGCTCCGCAGGAGGCCCCGGGGAAACCAGGACCGCGTCCAAACAGAAAGctgcctctctcctcccagtATGCCGACCCCGTGACGGATCTGCTGGACCGGTGTGGGGTGTTCCGGGCCCGCCTGTTCCGTGAGTCCTGTGTGTTCCACCAGGGCTGCTACGTCAAGGACCTCAGCCGCCTGGGAAGGGACCTGCGGAAAACCCTCATTCTGGACAACTCGCCTGCTTCCTACATTTTCCACCCGGAGAATGCAGTGAGTGGTCCACACACCCATGCGGCAGGGCTCGGCAGAGCCCCTGTCCTGGGAGGAGAGGGGCGGAGAGGCGGGGGGAGCTGTGGGCTTTACTGGAGCGGCGCAGCAGCCCGGGTGAACGGGCCAGGCTCCAGGGGCTCCGGGGCAGGAGACTCAGGccgccctctccctccccaggtgCCCGTGCAGTCCTGGTTTGACGACATGGCGGACACTGAGTTGCTTAACCTGATCCCGATCTTTGAGGAGCTGAGCGGAGCTGAGGACGTCTACACCAGCCTGGGGCAGCTGCGGGCCCCTTAGCCTTCCCCGCTGCCAGCCGCGGCCGTCCCAGCAGGGGCTTTCCTCACTGTGCCTTCATGATCAGTCTGACAGAGTGGAAGCGGGAGCGTCTAGCCAGACGAGGCCTGGACATAGACGTGATTGGAAAGAGCTCTAGGACAGGTTAGATGCCGAGTGGGCATATAGCAGACCAGCGATACCCAGAGCTCCTGGCTGTCTGAGTTGGGTTCCTGAGATGTGAGTGAgcgtctgtgtgtgcacacacacgtgcgtgtgtatgtatgtgtgtgtgtgtgtctgtctgtcttgtcTTGAACTGTGGCCCCAGGATATGTGCGTTTCCGGTTAGGAGAGAAACTGAAGGATCGAGAGTCTCCTCGAGTCTGTCTCCTGCAGACTCTGCAGGCTTGAAGACTGCTGAAGGCTCCGTTGCCAAACCTGTGGCCTTTCCTCAGTGTTGTAAGGTTTATGCCAAGGAGAGAATGGGGTCAGGGGCTGCCTTCGGGTGCCCCAGGCGTGCATCTTTCTAAAGCCTTTCTCTTGCCAGCTGCTGCAGAGAAGCGACATTTCTGGGAAGATGAAAGCTTGTTTCCAGAGCTGGCCCCAGTGGCCATTGGGTCCTGTGGCCCGACAGCTGCCCTTGCCTCCAGCGGAGTGCCTGACTCGGGTCCTGTCTGCGTCTCCCAAGGCCTGGGCACCAGGCCTGCCTTCCTCGCCACCTAGCCATAGTCTTAAACCTGTGGGGAAGGAGGTCTTCTCCCTGCCCTGGAAGAGGACAGATAACTGATTTCCGTTCTTTTGACtctgttttaaaattctctttctaaATACAGTGTTGGGCTGTTTTGTTTCTGACAGAGCTGCAGTCCTGGGCCTGGGGTGAGAGTGGGAGGCCCCGGGGGTGCGGGGATGAGCATGAGTGTGTGTCCACTCGGCCTGTAGGTCAGCGGCGCCCAGGCCTGTGCCTCCATCTGCCTTCAGGGAATCTGCTGGTGCTGCCACAGGACTGTTCCCGGGTCCCACCCTCCTGTTTCTGGGCAGGGctctctcctctgtcttcccccagggcctggcctgtgCCGAGTGTCTTCATCCTTCCTGGCTAGCTGGCGCTGGTTCTCTGCAGAGCCCCAGGCGTGCTTGCGTTTCCTGGGCGGAGGGGCTGGGTGTTGTCTGCGCTTAGTTTGCCGAGGAAACACACGTGCGCCCTGCCAACAGCGACAGGTGTGCCGAGTGCGCCACTCGCCTGTGCTTTGCAAGTCTCTCTGCTTTCAAAGTTTCTTAATggtgaaatgctttaaaaaagcCACAGAGAGGAAGTTTCCCCAGGATGGAAACAAAAGGGGAAGAGCTGCTGTAACTGGGAGCAGAGGGGCCCCAGAGGGAGCCCCGCCTCAGGTCACTGCCTTAACCGCGGCCGCCCCCCTCCTTCCGGTGGGGttcctgccacccccacccccttttccctGGAGGCAGGTGTCGCCAAGCGTTTGTAAGTTGCTTCAGGTGCGAGAACTCCGCCCACTCAGGACTCACCCCCGTTATCCCTTCTGGTTTCCGCACGCTGGGCCAGTCTGAGGAGCTCGTCGGGACCGGGCAGCAGAACAGCAGCTCGGGGTTCTGGCTGCCCGGAGTCCTCTGGCATCGTGACCGCCGCAAGGCTGTCAGGCCTTCTCTTCGGCTTTGGTGTCACGTGGGTGGAGTAGGGCCCCCCAGGCCTGTGTGGTCAGTTCCCCAGCAGCATTTCCTGGTGCCTGTGGGATCCTGCTCCATGCTGGTGGGGAAAGAGGGCTCCAGGGCTGGCCAGGAAGGACGTCTCCTGAAGGGAGGTAGGAGCTTCTGATTCTAAGGCCCTGGCCTAAGCCTCTCTTCTGGTATCACAGGGGGGCCTCTCTCCTAAGCCCCACTCAAAGGGTCAGCCCTCGGGCCAAATCTGCCATGGCATCCAGCCAAGCTTTTCTGACTAAACAAGCAATAAGAGGCTGTAGGCTGACCCCCCAAGGGACCCTTTCTGCCCTCCTTTGGGTCACCTGGTCTCTGGGAAGAGCCAGTGCCACCCACTTTCCTGTCAGGCTTGTCTGAGTGCTCCGAGGGGTCATGACCAGGGCCCAGGATGACCTGGGAGGGCCTGCTACTTCTGCATGAAGCCCAGCTCCACAGGCCTGTCTCACCAgaccccctgccccgccccagcgGTTCCTAACCAGAAATGCTGCACCCCCtcgccccctcctcccttccctggagAGGTAGCGCAGCCAAATATAAGTCTAAGCAGGGTCCATCTGTGTGGACCAGAGCCAGCCTGAAGTCGTTAGGGCtttctggtctccagtttcaGTGTGTTAGGGGCAAGAGATGATTGCAAAACTTGCTCCTTAGAGGAATCAGGCCAGACTCAACTTGGGAGGAGGGCAAGATTGCAAGGAGGAGCCAGTTCACCCCAGGATCTGTTTCAGGGTTTCCTACCAGCACTTCGTGTGTGAGGCTGGCCTTTGGGAAGCAATAGGCTACCAGGCCTGGCCAGCCCCGGTTCAAGCCATGCAGGAACCTGCCCGCCTGCCAAGTTCAGTTTTTAAGGTGCCTCTTCAGGGACACGGCGTGTCTCTCTGATTGGGCTTCTAAATCAAAAGCCTGATGTTCTGTCCCTCTCATAGGGGGAGCTTTGGACACAGGACCAGTTTGGAGAGGGTCAGATGAGAGTCTCCACTCTGCACATTGTAGAGGGGACCCTTTGCGGGCCCGTGGTCCCTCACTAGAGAGGCGGAGGTGATTTGCCTTCAGTTAACCTGGGACCTTCTGTTTAATTCCCTCCCGCCTCCCAAAGATTTGGACCATTTTATAAGTGTATGAATTCACCTCTGTTCACAGTGGCCCCGAAGCTTGTCTGTGCTAACAGCATGGGAAGTCTAGAGGCGGTCATTCCCTGGGAAGTGGGTCCCGTTCTGTTTTGTTTGCAAGCCTGGCCTGTTCCTGGGGGGCCTTGTTCGGTAAGgcagctccccacccctccagggtTGTCTGCGCCCCATGTCCCAGCGGTCCAGTGTCTACAGCAGGCGGGCCTGTTTGGTTTCCCCTTTAGGTCTTCATTTAGTTACTTGTTACTGTTATCCCTCAGTTGCCTTTTTTGTAAAATGAGGTTTTagttttgtcttaaaaaaaaaaaaaaaaaaaccagtaaatACTTGCATTCAAGCCGGGGAGGCAGAGGTCTGGCCCCCTGCCACATTGTCTCAAAGCTGTGGGCATGCCCCGGGAGCAGACTCTGGTCTTTGGGGCCCTGAGCTTCTTTGCTTGTAGTTGTCTCAGATCTGACCTGTGCTCTGCCGCTCAGCCCCCTTCAGGACGCCGTCTGGAGGGCCAGGGAGGTCTGCCTCCCACTGTGACCGGGCTCTGGGGTTCTGACCACCTTGCTTACAAGTCCATAATTTGATAAATTTGTTGTATTCAAAAACTTGAAATGTAGGATGCCATTAagtgtctgtttatatttttgaaatatttgtattACTTACAATTAATGAATAAAAGTGGGTTTAAAAAACCCATCCATGAATGGGAACTGTCTCCTGCCCCTGCTGTTGTTCATTCGGAActtaccccccacccccttcttccCTCAAAACGCCTCTGTCATGATGAGGCTGGAGTGCCCAGGCCGGGAGGCCAGCTGTGGACTCAGCACGCAGATTCTGCCCAAGGTCGCGGAAGTCGGGCTCCATCAGCTCTTCCCTGGCCCCTGGGTGGAGCCAGCCCCATTCCCTCCAGGTGCTCAATAAGCATATGCTTGGTGGCCTGTTGACATCTGGGAGGAACCAGAAGCCCCGGGGGGACTCGGGGACTTAGCGCCTTCCTTCCGCGCCCCTGACTGGTTTTCCCAGAGTAGGAGCCCTGGAACTGGACAGTgcttcctggcacatagtaggctctCCGGTTTTGATGGGACTGCCATGTGACCCCCCAAGGGACAAAACAGAATGACCTGATAACACACCGGAGGCCCTTCACCCAGACTTCACCTCCGAGAAATGCCCAGAAGCTTCTGGGGGAGGCGCTGGCCAGCCTGGACGTCCCGGGGGCTCGGTGGgcggcccagccctgcctcctgccaTCAGTGTAATGCATTCATGTCTACAGGGTGGCAAGCATCATATCCTCCCTCCGTCTTTCCTGCATTATTGATGgactgcactttttaaaaaatcaattagatCAGGGCGTGGAACTGGAGTTAAAAAGAAGCCTTTAAAAGTCTGCTCCTGTTTTTGCTGTTTTGAATAGGAACAGATAAAGCTTTCCCTCTGGTTTGAATAAGTCAAGCCCAGGGCTAGGTTGGCTGTGATTGGCCAGGACTAGGAAAATGCGGTTAAGATGCAAACCCAAGCAAATATAACCCAGTGTCTGCACAGCCATTACTAAGAGAAGGCAGCAGGGCCTGGAGCCTCCCACACTGGGTGGTTCCTCAACACTGCTTACCCGCTGCCAGAAAACTGGGAAGACTGGTGAGAGAAGGCAAGGTAAGTTCTCTTTGGTTTATGGGTGCATGTCAGTAGAGCAATTTTACTGGACtaggaagaaacaaagaagagaTTGAAATTTTCCTTGGCCTTGGATGAGGCTTTTAGAGGACTGAACCAGGAGCTTGTCAGTTTTTTGCAAACTTCCTGTTGAGAAGTTGAGGTAATTTTTTAAGAGATCCCTAAACATTAAGACACATTTTCAAAAGCTGGGAAACAGGGAGAATGCCCCAGCTCAAACAGATGGTGTAGAGCAAAGCATAAATGAAAACCAGCTTCCTCTACTTGGGGTCCATTCATAGGAGTGTTGATGGGAATTAAGGGCCTGAGATTTTAACCTGAGATTTCAAAACTGCACCCCACCCAGTAGAAGTGTCAAAGGGTACTAAGCTAATAAATTAGGATTCCAGGAGGGACGGAGAGACGCTTTGGGAGACTTCGGTGTCACGGACGGAATCACACTTTCTGGGTGTTCCCGTACGGCAAAGTTCCTTCTGTGAGCATGTCCTGTCCTGCATTTCAGGGCTCCTGGCCCAGTGAGTGTCTTGATTGCTAAGTCCCTGTTGGGAATTGGGACTGCTTTTGGCCTCTGGACTCACAGTCCTAATTAGCGCCAGCTGGTTTGACTTTGAGCAGGTTTACACTTAGCTCTCTCCCAGGAACGAATTGGTCTTTATCCCCTTCCCCTAGTTGGGTCATTGCATTTGCCTTTAGTTTCTGAAATCTAGGATCTGCAGAAAACCTGAGCAAATATTCCCCGGCAGTTCCGAGCAGCACTGGGTGGGGCGGTGCCAGTTATCAAATTAAAGCCTCAAACGCTGACTGCTCCGCATCACTGCTCTGCGTTAGGCCTGCTACAGCAGGAGACAAAGGGAGGctcttgtttgtctttttttgttctgCCAAAAATGTCCACACTAGATAATGGCACGTACCCAAACCTAGGTTCATCTACCAAGGCTCAAGAAAAGAATGGCCAGACATGCCCCTCCTAACAAGCACAATATGCTTCCAAATAGCCAAaccccaggctttcctggtggctcagatggcaaactgcctgcaatgcagaagacctgggatcAATCGGGGAGATGCCCTaggccctggagatgggaatagctacccactccagtattcttgtctggagaattccatggatgaggagcctggtgggctacagtccatggagtcacaaagagtcagacatggctgagtgactaacactttcacagcaaaATCCCAGAGAGAACCTTTCAGGATGTTtgggttttgatttttctttttcatatgcaTTAATAAATCAGTCAAGCCCATCTTTTACCTTTGCCTTGTGAGAGCATTCATCAGTTATGTGTATCACCAGATTGCAAGCCCCTTGAGAGCAAGAACCAGACAGGAATTTTCAATATGTAAAGGCTGTGTGGCCACGGACATGTGTAGGTGCTTGATAACCCTAGACAGGCCTCGAATAGAGATGGTACGCGATGCACGCTTGTCTttacctctccctctccccaccctgcctctgGGAGGCCGCTGCCCCGCTGGCTGGGTCTGTGGCGGTGGGGGAGGACCTGTCCACAGGCCATGCCCACCTGTCCCTCCGGCTCCCTGAACTCACGGTACTCcaaccagagatctaacccaccaccccctgcactggaaaccCGGAGTCAAGTggtggactgccaaggaagtccacACCCTGAATCCtatgtcccagctctgccattttactttcccttttcttctgtgAGGCACAGGGAATATATTAGTCATATGACAAAACAGGATGGGATAGTTTAAGGATGGTTTACTTTAAAAAGTCTGGTAAGTGAAGGCCAAAAGAGTGGACTGTGATGAGGACCTGCCAAGCAGAGTCTGGGAGAGCTGGAATAAAAATGAGAGAAGGAAACTCAGTTTGGAAATACTCTGATGTAAGCTTTTCAGACCCATGTGCCACTGGATTTAGGTGAGTTAGGAAGGGTTGCAGTACCCGTAGTAATTAGAGATTTTAAGACCAGGTACGGATTTCTTTCTAGTGATACTAAGcaaatcatttaacctctctgaacctcaattttc encodes the following:
- the CTDSP2 gene encoding carboxy-terminal domain RNA polymerase II polypeptide A small phosphatase 2 yields the protein MEHGSIITQARREDALVLTKQGLVSKSSPKKPRGRNIFKALFCCFRAQHVGQSTSSTELSPYKEEANTIAKSDLLQCLQYQFYQIPGTCLLPEVTEEDQGRICVVIDLDETLVHSSFKPINNADFIVPVEIEGTTHQVYVLKRPYVDEFLRRMGELFECVLFTASLAKYADPVTDLLDRCGVFRARLFRESCVFHQGCYVKDLSRLGRDLRKTLILDNSPASYIFHPENAVPVQSWFDDMADTELLNLIPIFEELSGAEDVYTSLGQLRAP